In Limnohabitans sp. INBF002, one genomic interval encodes:
- the pdxH gene encoding pyridoxamine 5'-phosphate oxidase, with the protein MSHISNLRKSYERAELNESASAANPMQQFDQWLKEAIDSEVPEPNAMTLATVSGDLRPSTRVVLIKGYDERGIVWFTNYNSRKGQQLAGNPFAALQFHWVELERVVRIEGRVEKVSDAESDEYFNSRPLDSRIGAWASPQSQVIEGRGTLVANAAKYGAQFLLQPPRPPHWGGYRLVPEQWEFWQGRKSRLHDRLRYRQSTEGTWIRERLAP; encoded by the coding sequence ATGAGTCATATTTCCAACCTTCGCAAAAGCTACGAACGCGCTGAACTCAACGAATCGGCCTCTGCGGCAAACCCCATGCAGCAGTTCGACCAATGGCTCAAAGAAGCGATTGATTCAGAAGTGCCCGAGCCCAACGCCATGACCTTGGCCACGGTGAGCGGCGACTTGCGCCCCAGCACGCGCGTGGTGCTTATCAAAGGCTATGACGAACGCGGCATTGTGTGGTTCACCAACTACAACAGCCGCAAGGGCCAGCAACTGGCGGGCAACCCTTTTGCCGCACTGCAGTTTCACTGGGTCGAGCTAGAGCGCGTGGTCCGCATCGAAGGCCGTGTGGAAAAAGTGAGCGATGCGGAGAGTGACGAGTACTTCAACAGTCGCCCCCTCGACTCCCGCATCGGTGCTTGGGCCAGCCCACAAAGCCAAGTGATTGAGGGACGCGGCACGTTGGTGGCCAATGCGGCCAAATACGGCGCGCAGTTTTTGTTGCAACCACCTCGCCCGCCGCACTGGGGCGGTTACCGTTTGGTGCCCGAACAGTGGGAGTTTTGGCAAGGCCGCAAGAGCCGTTTGCACGACCGCTTGCGTTATCGTCAATCGACCGAAGGCACTTGGATTCGGGAACGATTGGCACCTTGA
- the msrA gene encoding peptide-methionine (S)-S-oxide reductase MsrA, producing MKTALTPPTQTKVITLGGGCFWCTEAVFVRVHGVLDVESGYCNGHTNNPTYAQVCEGDTGHNEVVRLVYDPKAISLRELLEIFFVIHDPTTLNRQGNDAGTQYRSGVYLSDEADRTVAQQVLDDVNAALSGRVVTELQPLRNYWAAEAYHQDYFEHNPHQGYCAFVVAPKVQKFVQTFADKVKHG from the coding sequence ATGAAAACCGCGCTGACGCCACCCACTCAAACCAAGGTCATCACCTTGGGTGGTGGCTGTTTTTGGTGCACCGAAGCGGTGTTTGTGCGCGTCCATGGCGTGCTGGACGTTGAGTCCGGTTATTGCAATGGCCACACAAACAATCCCACTTACGCACAAGTGTGCGAGGGCGACACTGGCCACAACGAGGTGGTGCGCTTGGTGTACGACCCAAAAGCCATCAGCTTGCGTGAGCTGTTGGAAATTTTCTTTGTCATCCACGATCCCACCACCTTGAACCGCCAGGGAAACGATGCGGGCACGCAATACCGCAGCGGTGTTTACCTGAGTGACGAGGCGGACCGAACGGTTGCGCAGCAGGTGTTGGACGACGTCAATGCTGCTTTGTCTGGTCGCGTGGTGACTGAGTTGCAACCTTTGCGCAATTACTGGGCGGCCGAGGCTTATCACCAAGATTATTTCGAACACAACCCACACCAAGGGTATTGCGCCTTTGTGGTGGCCCCCAAGGTGCAGAAGTTTGTGCAGACCTTTGCCGACAAGGTGAAGCATGGCTGA
- a CDS encoding TonB-dependent receptor translates to MSHFFTRSAAAAAVFTLFGHHVSQAHAQASTQLDDVTITSRALGNAALLVPAQQLSGAALTQRQGSTLGETLDNLPGIANSSFGPNVGRPVIRGMEGDRVRILQNSGANLDVSGLSSDHAVPIDPLTTERIEVLRGPAALLYSGGAMGGVVNVIDNRIARERAFDAQGGVMGKAEVRAGGAANERSTGAMVEAGNDQMALHVDAFDRSTQHLRVPKDMNCDGTPNGRRVCNSASDSRGGAVGGTLLFDRGYLGLSASEYRSTYGTVAEPTVSIGMLRRHQVMEGLLRDVGVFENLKFQLGHTNYTHTEYEGAVAGTRFDNQGRDFRLEGRQQALRLTNGMQLDGTVGLQRESNDLQAEGAEKFVGPSRTQSAALFTYQALKTSWGQFSAGARTEAVSVALREDFGGNVAQAQKFNPFSVGLGVMRNLRGGESQNGWQISSHLSANQRAPKDYELFAHGPHVATAAYELGNASIGLEKATQFDLGGEWQQGTHKFGVTAFSSHFANYISQQPTGAYRLADGSPGTTADLPVYNFEGVRARFYGIESTAKVRMVGGQDALLSRNAAHGTMDLELRADVVHAQDLTHNSPLPRIAPMRLGADAVWSRNAWGARLGFMHAAAQNRVPDNGASPGVTTAANTLWNAALNFHTHSGPTHWLLFAKLDNITNKLAYSSTSVLTQTMGSNAPPLAGRRLKVGAQLSF, encoded by the coding sequence ATGTCCCATTTTTTCACGCGCAGCGCTGCAGCCGCTGCAGTTTTTACTTTGTTCGGTCATCACGTTTCCCAGGCCCATGCGCAAGCATCTACGCAGCTTGACGACGTCACCATCACCTCGCGAGCCTTAGGCAATGCCGCGCTGCTAGTGCCCGCACAACAGCTCTCGGGCGCGGCACTCACACAGCGCCAAGGCAGTACCTTGGGCGAAACGCTCGACAACTTACCCGGCATCGCCAACAGTTCATTCGGCCCCAACGTAGGCCGTCCCGTGATTCGCGGCATGGAGGGAGACCGTGTGCGCATCCTGCAAAACAGCGGGGCCAACCTAGATGTGTCGGGTTTGAGTTCAGACCACGCCGTGCCCATTGACCCGCTCACCACCGAGCGCATTGAAGTGCTGCGCGGCCCAGCGGCTTTGCTTTACAGCGGCGGTGCGATGGGCGGCGTGGTGAACGTGATTGACAACCGCATCGCCCGCGAACGCGCGTTTGATGCGCAAGGCGGCGTGATGGGCAAAGCCGAGGTGCGTGCGGGCGGTGCCGCGAACGAACGCAGCACCGGCGCGATGGTGGAAGCCGGCAACGACCAAATGGCCTTGCATGTAGACGCGTTTGACCGTAGCACCCAACACCTGCGTGTGCCCAAGGACATGAATTGCGATGGCACTCCCAACGGTCGCCGCGTGTGTAACTCGGCCAGTGACAGCCGAGGCGGTGCGGTGGGCGGCACCTTGTTGTTTGACCGTGGTTACCTTGGTCTGTCAGCCAGCGAATACCGCAGCACGTATGGCACGGTGGCTGAGCCCACGGTGAGCATTGGCATGCTGCGCCGCCATCAGGTGATGGAAGGCCTGCTACGCGACGTGGGTGTATTTGAAAACCTGAAGTTTCAGCTGGGCCACACTAACTACACACACACCGAATACGAAGGTGCAGTGGCGGGCACACGTTTTGACAACCAAGGGCGGGACTTTCGCTTAGAAGGCCGGCAACAGGCGTTGCGCTTGACCAATGGCATGCAACTGGACGGCACGGTTGGCCTTCAGCGTGAAAGCAATGACTTGCAGGCCGAAGGTGCCGAGAAGTTTGTAGGACCAAGTCGCACGCAAAGTGCCGCGTTGTTTACCTACCAAGCGCTCAAAACCAGTTGGGGTCAGTTCAGTGCCGGTGCGCGCACCGAGGCGGTCAGCGTGGCGCTGCGTGAAGATTTTGGTGGCAACGTGGCGCAAGCCCAAAAGTTCAACCCCTTCAGCGTGGGCTTGGGTGTGATGCGCAATTTGCGCGGAGGTGAATCGCAAAACGGTTGGCAAATCAGCAGCCACCTCAGCGCCAACCAGCGTGCGCCCAAGGATTACGAGCTGTTTGCCCACGGTCCTCATGTGGCCACGGCTGCGTATGAGTTGGGGAACGCCAGCATCGGTTTAGAAAAAGCCACCCAATTCGATCTGGGCGGCGAGTGGCAACAAGGCACGCACAAATTCGGTGTGACCGCTTTTAGCTCGCACTTTGCCAACTACATTTCGCAGCAGCCCACAGGTGCATATCGCTTGGCCGATGGCAGTCCAGGCACGACGGCAGACTTACCTGTCTACAACTTTGAAGGCGTGCGTGCTCGCTTCTACGGCATCGAGTCCACCGCCAAAGTACGCATGGTGGGTGGGCAAGACGCGCTGCTTTCACGCAACGCTGCGCACGGAACGATGGACCTCGAGTTGCGTGCCGATGTGGTGCATGCCCAAGACTTGACACACAACAGCCCCTTGCCACGCATCGCGCCTATGCGTCTAGGTGCCGATGCGGTGTGGTCACGCAATGCGTGGGGCGCTCGTTTGGGCTTCATGCACGCCGCCGCACAAAACAGAGTGCCAGACAACGGCGCGAGCCCTGGCGTCACCACGGCCGCCAATACCTTATGGAACGCGGCGTTGAACTTTCACACGCACAGCGGCCCCACACATTGGCTGCTGTTTGCGAAGTTGGACAACATCACCAACAAATTGGCCTACTCATCCACCTCGGTGTTGACGCAAACCATGGGTAGCAATGCGCCGCCCTTGGCGGGACGTCGCTTGAAAGTCGGCGCGCAGCTGAGCTTTTAA
- a CDS encoding TetR/AcrR family transcriptional regulator — MPFTAPSSAETSPKRERRKEARPGELVKAALDLFVEKGFAATRVDEVAARAGVSKGTLFLYFESKEDLFKAVIRDNIANLFPAWNEEFKTFEGSSAEMLHYAMDLWWLNVGNTPASGIVKLVISEAQNFPEIAAFYQKEVVEPGTGLLQSILQRGVERGEFQQMDTSKSVFSIIAPMIFLMMWKHSMGACAASANIIDPKEFIHMHVDLLLNGMSAKNSP, encoded by the coding sequence GTGCCCTTCACTGCCCCCTCCTCCGCAGAAACCTCGCCCAAAAGAGAGCGTCGCAAAGAAGCGCGCCCGGGTGAGCTGGTCAAGGCTGCGCTGGACTTGTTTGTGGAAAAAGGCTTTGCGGCCACGCGTGTCGACGAAGTGGCGGCACGCGCAGGCGTGTCGAAGGGCACTTTGTTTTTGTATTTCGAAAGCAAAGAAGACCTGTTCAAAGCGGTGATTCGCGACAACATCGCCAACTTGTTTCCGGCTTGGAACGAAGAATTCAAAACGTTTGAAGGCAGCAGCGCGGAGATGCTGCACTACGCCATGGATTTGTGGTGGCTCAATGTGGGCAACACGCCGGCGAGCGGCATTGTCAAACTGGTCATCAGCGAGGCGCAAAACTTTCCTGAAATTGCAGCGTTCTATCAAAAAGAAGTGGTCGAGCCAGGCACGGGTTTGCTACAAAGCATCTTGCAACGTGGCGTAGAGCGCGGCGAGTTTCAGCAGATGGACACGAGCAAAAGTGTGTTCAGCATCATCGCGCCCATGATCTTTTTGATGATGTGGAAACACTCCATGGGTGCTTGCGCAGCCTCAGCCAACATCATCGACCCCAAAGAATTCATCCACATGCACGTGGATCTATTGCTCAATGGCATGAGCGCAAAGAACTCCCCATGA